In the Nerophis lumbriciformis linkage group LG18, RoL_Nlum_v2.1, whole genome shotgun sequence genome, gacgaagcagagacaaggcgaaatcgcaagacccccagcacattccgtcacgtattgtgcgtactggagctgctttacTGCtttaaggccatgtaacacagtagtaaaaatgcccccgtgccaacttacttgcaatgtgttgctgccattaaattctaagttaatgattatttgcaaaaaaaagtttctcagttcaaacatttaaatatcttgtctttgcagtctattcaattgaatataagttgaaaaggatttgcaaatcattgtattctgtttttattaacacaacgtgccaacttcactggttttgggttttgtacaatgtcaccttgatttacaaacttaattggtccaTGAACGTGGTTCACAaaccaaaaagtttgtatagtgaagcagagttaccCATAAAGTAAATGTAAACATGAACATTTGGTTCTAGCCTAaataaaagtccctattttagtaaaaccTGCACATTTTGAAGAGACTAtcatgtaataataatgaaatgATAAGTTGCTGATATTTTTCTGTCAAACCATCAAAGTGATGACGTCATATAAATGTACTAAAGTCCCTCCCCCGGACTTCCGGCATTTGGTGACTACGGACAGTCCCGTCCTTCCACCCCTTCATTTTAATTGGAGTACCAGACAGTACATCTGTCACTGACAgtgtggggcggcatagctcatagctcggttggtagagtggccgtgccagcaacttgagggttccaggttcgatccccgcttctgccatcctagtcactgccgttgtgtcctcgggcaagacactttacccacctgctcccagtgccatgtcacttaaatattgggtttcactatgtaaagcgctttgagtcactagagaaaagggctatataaatataattcactacatGTGTACGTCAGGATGCTCTCAATTGTGCAGCAGTCCAAGTTCTTCAGCAGATCTCCAGGAAGTTTGTGGCGCCTCAGGGTCCTCAGGGGAAAAAAATAGACATTGCTGTGCTGTCTTGATGATGTGTGAGGTGTTCAGGCTCCAACTCAGGTCCTCTGAGATGTGCACTCCCAGGAACTTGAAGCTGGAGACGCGTTCCACCTCTGACTGGTGTACATGCAGACTGTTGTGGGGTGTTTTCTGTTTTCGTGTTCAGATGCAGGTCGTTGTTTTTACACCACCCAAAGAATGTGAAGAATGAAGAGGGGGGTTTCTGTGTGGGGGGTGTCCTTAAAGAATGAGTTGAGCTGTTCTGGGAGGGAGATACTGATGGGTGGGGGAGGATTTTGACTGTTTATAGTCGGTGATGTTCCTGATGCCTTCCCCCATAGAGCGGGGGTTGTGGTCTTTAAAGTTGGTCTCAGTCTGCTGCTTGTATTTAAATTTAGCAGTTTTCAGGCCCTCGTTTAAGTCTGATCTGGCTCTTCTGTATGAGTCCCTGTCCCTGGATATGAGCAGCATTCTCACGTTATTGTTGAACCAGGGTTTTTATTTAGGGAATATTTTGACCTGTTTTTTTGTGGTTACATTGTCAATGCAGAAGTTAATGCAAGGCGGTACTAATGAGGTGTGGATGTCGATTGTCTTGTTCTTCAAAGAGCTCCCATGTGATGTCTTCAAAACAGTCCTCCTGTCTTTACACTAGGTTTTGGTCTGATGATGAGGGGTATTTAAGCTTGTGTCAGGAACTGGTAAAGGTGGTCAGATAGTCCAAGATGGGGGGGATGGAAAGACACAGCATTCACAAGAGGGCATAGCAAAGGAAGCATTTGTTAAGAGACCACAGGAAATGACCCCGGGCAACAGTCTGCAGATGTTATACTGTAAGAGtcttgaaaaaaatagtttgttaatACTTGATAATATTCACTCCCTTGATAATACAAATGTCATgtcggtgtaatcatgttttgtttagttattggactctttagtttctggcttttcacttgtttccatagttacccatttgtttcacgtttggactcattgtgcactcttgtttgtcaccatagcaacccattagttttcacctgtcacgtcacgcacctgtttcacgttttgagtcacgcacctgttttcactaatcatgtctgtagtatttaagttcattgttttcagtttgtcgttctggtgacatcccgcattcatacccctgtcacactctgtctacctctgcgcacttcatgccatgtccaagtaagttttttctattaatgccacagttagtgtttttgtttaattgttcacagttttgcccacgtgcaagtctttttgtttggttagtcaagtttgtacatccgccttgagcgcgctttttgttcctttgagtgttattattacatatgtatttaccttcacgccatgaccagtccagctttacttgcatctcgggaaaacaaacacaccatagtcctcgtCTTGACAACAAATCAATTACACCCAAAATGATTTGCTTTACAGAAAGAATAATATAACCAGAGTATAACCAAAATGATACCACCTATTTACATTTTTTAGATGTTATAATATTAGTCATGTATCAAAGTTAGtaactaaaatattttttttttttaatgtttttcttcCACCTGGACACATAATACAACCAGCTGGAGACAATCTATGTGTCATGTGTTATTTGAGTCATTATGATGTTAAATCATAAAGTTTTTGAAGATTTTTaactaaaaatgttttgtaaaaatcagtaaaatcttttatttttaaaacacgaCTTGTGCTataatagaccagtgtttttcaaccactgtgctgtggcacactagtgtaccgtgagatattgtttggtgtgccgtggggaaTTATGCAATTTTACCTAATTGttcggaaaaatattttttgccaaccaattattataatccgcaaataatactcttccatatcagcaggtagCTAATAGCTTTGTAAGCCTACTTTGCGACAAGAGAATTCATGATGCATGGATGGTTATGCACAATTgcgtcaggtatttgatgagaaggactttatattgtcaatataggctattgacatttttaacattttctgctggtggtgtgccttggctcaaaaaaaggttgaaaaacactgtaatagACTAGCAGATAAGTGACCGTATATGTGCCATggggttttttttaagttatgtttaATCCTAAATCCTAATGATTaccaaacatacactatattgccaaaagtatttggccacccatcctaaTGATGAGattcaggtgccctaatcacttggcccagtgtataaaaaccaagcacttaggcatggagactgtttctacaaacatttgtgaaagaatgggccgctctcagtgatttccagcgtggaactgtcataggatgctgctacttgtgcaacaaatccagtcgtgaaatttcctcgctcctaaatattccaaagtcaactttattataagaaaaatgaagagtttgggaacaacagcaactcagccaccaagtggtaggccacgtaaactgacagagaggggtcagcggatgctgatgtgcatagtgcaaagactttctgcacagtcagttacgacagagctccaaacttcatgtgactttccaattagcccacgtacagtacgcagagagcttcatgggatGGGTTtcaatggccgagcagctgcatctaagccatacatcaccaagtccaatgcaaagcgtgggatgcagtggtgtaaagcacgtcgccacttgactctagagcagtggagacgccttctctgaagtgatgaatcacgcttttccatcaggcaatctgatggacgagtctgggtttggaggttgccagaggtggaggaggaattatggtgtggggtagcTTTTTAGGAgtggggcttggccccttagttccagtgaaaggaactttgaatgctccaggataccaaaacattttggacaattccatggtatggcacttcaagttcatatgttaagtaaaggcaggtggccaaatacttttggcaatatagtgtatcaaaAATATCAATCTAGGAGTTGGTGTTTAGTTAGTATAACCAACTGAAGACCTGTTGATTGGGTGAAAGTTACATAAAGTAAAAAGATGTGGTGCTTTTTTTgtcaacttctggatctgcctcccgggagccttttggccatggagaccagctgctgggtctctaccacaccagagtctgtttggagagactggaggagatgcggctgAAGAGACATGGCTGCAGAGCTGGCGATGAGCACCGGGGCGAACAAGCTTCACATTGTCTTGGCTGAAtgggcaggtatcggacacctcggtctccttggacgtatccatgcggacacctcggtctccttggacgtatccatgcggacacctcggtctccttggacgtatccatgcggacacctcggtctccttggacgtatccatgcggacacctcggtctccttggacgtatccatgcggacacctcggtctccttggacgtatccatgcggacacctcggtctctttGGACGTATCCatgcggacacctcggtctctttGGACGTATCCATGCGGACACcttggtctccttggacgtatccatgcggacacctcggtctccttggccGTATCCatgcggacacctcggtctccttggacgtatccatgcggactggacactggccgagagttggtgggcggccgagggtggttgctttgttgggtctgctcctgtctctggccatgcttgtcccaccccagcagacgatggcatggaacaccgcagaggctacCACAGTCTATGTTATTTGTTGTTGTCTTACACTTgcagctgtgtgtagaagtggctggttgcatcgcctctgctcttttaatgtctttaatgtcctttgtgttctttgatggccCTAAtttggacttcggaatgcaaaagtgatagccctatccttgagaagagactacatgattagctcaatgccaacatttaagttatgacttgaatcagttgtttttcaGACACTTTCACATGAACTTCTTACATGGTCAGGCTGTGTTcttctgacttagcacacacacagacagaggaTGGACGAATAGAagaactgatggtttggcttctcaaaGGCAGGACACATTTTTTGACTtgtcctcctccaggaactgcagtcctgtataatgacgctcgcttgtaataaagcaacgttttgttcagcaaagcgtctccaacgtctcttttgatccagctgcACAGCCGTGTTGTCCTTCTGCCCGGGAcagggtgacaagaccagaaatacacatcagagGACTATAAAACTGTTGTTTTGGGTTCTCCAAGTTGGGAGTGTCACATTTTTTTtggcttgacctcctccaggtactacaGTCCTgtgtaatgacgctcgcttgtaataaagtaaCTTTTTGTTCAATGAAGCGtcgccgacgtctcttttgatccagccgcactgtccTGTCAACCTTCTGCGCGGGAGaaggtgacaagaccagaaatatacATCAATGTTTCCACAACTTAATGATACAAGTCTCGTTAAGACAGAAGCTGAGTCAGTGTGGCCACCCAATTCAATGCAAACACCACTGCCACCAGTTCCATTGTTTAAAGTTCTAAACTTCCGCATTTTCTTTGCCGGCTGCTATTTTGCATATGACATCGCAAAATCTGCAATTACCccctattgaaaatgaatgggcgatATACAAACTTCTACATACACCACATTTCTCAACGGATTTTAACGGTTCCAAAGACAAAATGCTCATTGCTATTGTTACTCAAATGCTAGCATTCtataaacattagcatgcttacatttttaCCTAATTTTGAAGCCGTTAACccaagtcacataacttggtttgtgacacatgctaacttttagcatgctaacattagcatgctcacttttttgctcattttgcaaccgtttatccCAGAGTTACACAAGTTCATACTTCaaacatgctaacggttaacatgctaacgttagcatgctagcacactaacattagtaggctaactttttttgctaattttgtaagCGTTTACCCCAGtctcatataactttgtatgtgacccatgctagtttttttttttgccattttcacaTAAGCAAGGCtaaccatattctgaaatcccaaaaagaggacacatatgcgtgccaaggcgggcagcagggCAacgccgggactaggtgaaaatttgccaatgatactcgaacttgctttataaataatatatttaaataaagcattttttctcctctgttgacagtgttggcgctagaaattttcaaaatgggcTATATTGTGTTTTGTAAAAAGGTTGTCATTAACGTTACttaatgttatgatccgctgcccggatcatatttttgtttacgttttcaaggtacttgtgttttttgttagtttaggagccgcgactcgtgctagcctcggagcagggacaggggttggtcttggagccgacaaccagcgccggctccaaggctggttcccactccaaggctggttcccacaccagcgccggctccaaggctggttcccacaccagcgccggctccaaggctggttctcacaccagcgccggctccaagaccaacccctgtccctgctccgaggctagcacgagtcgcggctccaaaactaacaaaaaacacaagtaccttgaaaacgtaaacaaaaatatgatccgggcagcggatcataacacttaattcattaaaaaaaataataaaaaaagaaaacaaatatgtatacatatgtaaatgtattcagttataaacattcattcactttcttctttccttcatggatctgaactttgccgctgctggtagttttttctatgttatcatttaataagttgtaggtatttatttcagtataaaagtgtaaaaagtgttttgtttgggtcatgaaatgatgataatggtgtgccggggcatacatacattttatatttaacgcttacatctctggagtctacatcaacttcagatctatccctcaattcaaaatgttttagttttttttatgttgcttttttgttttgtttgttttccgcgttaatggcaaacaaaatatgcaaaatcttccaccaaaaatatttttcaaagtggaatatttgatgtgaagtaatcgtaaccttggataggtcaataattcataataacattgattttgattcaatattatgttttgagcagtgagtttgaaagaaaaaaaaaacagctttgttttattagtcaacattgccactttttctaaattacatttcccctttaagcttttttatttcacttttgttatgtttttgtgtattttaatagtatttttagaatgtgccgtgggcctttaaaacattagttttcaaccccttcttaaccctgaacgtacattaaaaataaacgcaaccctaactcaaaatgccggacatttgaggcatttaagaaactccgcccggacagccctgcaaaaaaggacatgtccggggaaaagacgacgtatggtcagtctaacaTAAGCACACCTTGGGACCTGATACATCCTAACCTTGGGAGCTGCTACATCCTAACAATGTGCATGCTATTAGTTAGCATTTCAATTCAACGTGTTGGTATCGACGTCTCATGTTTCAACGGTAGCATTCACACGCACAGATTATAGTTATGACAAATTATGTCTGCTTGTGACAAGAGCATAattgcagaaaaaatacaaaagtggGAAGAATTAAGTGTGGGGTTGATTTTATTAAAACATCAAATGACAATTAAGTGACAGTAAATACTAGTGACAGTAAATACTAAAGTATTGGTGGATTATTGGTCATTTACACACCAAACAtttttatacaaataaaaaaacaacatgagaAGCACCACGATGTGTTCTTAAAGTACATTAAATagctatgcaaaaccaacttttctttacctattggtacctgtttttgtttatttgggatctgctaGAAGGCCCTAAAATTTGGAATCAAACCGTAGAGGCACTGCGGAGATAATCATACTTCCGCTAAACtagtgattcttaaactgtggtaccGGGCTCCATTTGGTGGTACGCCAAACCAGTCTAATAATGTACTTTACATGCAGTATCATTTATTAtgatgtttgtgcattgtgtgtgtTACAGTTGGCCAACAATATTAgatatacatgttaaataaaacctctgccttgttttgaatgaatactagtattttaatgttggtcaatatggtggtacttggagagtcaaatgttttctgaggtcttacttggtgaaaaaagtttgagcccCATTGGACTAAATgaaccgtttggaatttgctGACTTGTGACAGACGTTTTTAGTGGATTTACCCGAAGAACATtgggcgagtccgccattgtagtcaataagctaatttttctctatcctcttgtgaggcagactggctcgtacgtgcacatgcattctctgctgttgctatttctaatgcAAAGTAACGTACGGTTTGAACTTAACCCTTCAGTGCACTTGGTATGGATGTGCTAAAAAGTAGCACATCCATAAGACGCAGTCAatgtgcccatccatccatccattttctaccgtttgtccctttgctggagcctatctcagcagcattcgggcggaaagcggtgtacactctggacaagtcgccacctcatcgcagggccaacgcagatggacagacaacattcagactctagggccaatttagtgttgccaatcaatctatccccaggtgcatgtctctggagttgggaggaagccggagtaccctgggggaacccacgcagtcacggggagaacacaaactccacacagaaaatccCTCAggaacttcgtattgtgaggcacatgtactaacccttgttccaccgtgctgcctgcagTCAAAGCGGAggaacgtaaataagaccgcccacagaaTGGCGCAAagtgaagagactgtcagaaagtggtctGTAAAACGTTATCAATGGAAAATATTGGctaaagaaccactattacatgttttaaatgtagaaaaaacacAATATGACCCATTTAAGCACAACCAGTTTGAGTCTAATTAAGTCCCTGCAGCTTCCAATACTGTTGCACACTTGTGTCTGCTGACCTGATACTTATATGTGAACCTTTTATCGCACACGTCACAGCtgaacggtttctctccagtgtgcgttctcatgtgtatcATGACATAATTTTTACAAGTGAATCTTTTAGGGCAAAGCGGGCAGGTGAACTGCTCCTCCTCCATATGcgatctcatgtgtgtggtcaaatACTGCTTTCTGGAGAAACCCTTATTGCAAACTGAACAGGTGAAAGGTTTCTCATCGGTGTGCATTCTCATGTGCAACATCATTTCGTATTTCTtcttgaatcttttagcacaaacagaacatgaaaaGGGATTCTGCCCCGTGTGTATCATCATGTGTCTATTCATGTGATCTGATGTAGAGAATCTTTTGGCGCAAACTGGGCAAACAAAGGGTTTCTCTCCGGTGTGTGTTCTTACATGTCGATTCAGACTTCCCCTTTCcttaaatgatttcccacattccaagcagtcaaaatgttttttgtcagtgtgatgtctcgtatgaCTTTTAGAGTCCTTGTTACCATCGAAAGGTTCTTTGTCCTCGTCACTGAGTTCCGTCTCAGAAGAGTCTGACGTGTCATCTCCAACACCTTCTATTGTCATGCAATGATTTGGAGGTTCCGCGcgtctgttctcctcactttgactgtgatgaaaatGAAGGGACTGACCCTCATCGTCTTCGTTGTCCTGACTACGCATAAAGACGGCAGCAGACGTCAACATGGTGACATTGGTCTCCTCCAGAATTTGAAGCTGCTTCCaaggttcctcctcttcctctttaatgcggGGGAGCGGTGGCTCATCCTGCCACACGTTAGAGCTCCACTCCTGCTGCTCGGAGGGAATCTTTGCTTCTCTCTTCACTGACTCCTGCTGGTTGTCTGCAAGACAACATTAAAACACGAATGGTGTTATTTtaagccatgtccacacgaacacagatacttaataaacgcatacttatctctgcgtttaggcctcttgtccacacgcagacgcatacttgtctttaaaaacgcagacttttgcaaacgctggccaaagtgtagggATACAAAACTCTCCGCTTAGAGTATGTGtgagacttgtgatgacgtcgcggttatgcagtgtcatttccaagctcaacaacactgccttgctggctttaaacacactataagagaAATTACGGTGTGTTTGAATGTAAACACGTTgctcttttcactcaacattaataaaaaagacacaccaaaatgggctttgcgacactccaGCCGACGCAAATGATACTCAGCGGTTTTGGATATGATCGCTgtggaacctccacctgatggaacaactttgacaagcaagactttttgctctgtgtcataagcagtgttgggactaacgttaCTAACGTTCCAGGATAAGTCTGTTAAAAGATGCTGAAACatcacaaacacttgcacaactataCAACGTCCCCCCCAAGGAGTGTTATTTGGGTAAAGTGGCGCCAATTGCCAAAGGAGATCAATATGAGATGTTTACAGGTGAAATcatactattacatacagtaagcacATGCTCATTTCTCGCTACTAGTAGTGTATTCACAGCAGTAAAGCTATTAAAAAACATAACTATcctatattatttttataatttattcCAATAATTTCAGGTCAGCTAATTCctaattttttttccaagtttatacagcaactgacattaaaagctgtaaaggttgtctgtttagtgtttacACTCCGTTTATGGTGGGATGAGCAAAGCAAGGAAGATCTGCAAATGTTGGTGGGATGAGCAAAGCAAGGAAGATCTGCAAATGTCATCTTGTCCTGCTAAAATAAAAAGTAGTCCTTGTTTATTAGCAATATATTTTCACAAAAGTCACAAAAAATAGGgaaaaatgtattcatacataccagatacaaaattagctgagcacattattcacatccaaatacTGTTTAAAGCTTGCAAGCCATAATCGTCTTCTTTCTTTTTAGAGAATTTCTCTGTCTGCACTTtgtttttcacaactttgtgcagATTCAATAGTAgtactgtatatgtttttatCTGTTTTCTCAATTCTGACAGCTGCAAAAACACTGCAAAAGTTAaccatttagctttagcagagatGCTCACAGTCTCTTTCACAGACATTCttccgtggcgcagtggaagaatggctgtgcgcgacccgagggtccctggttcaatccccacctagtaccaacctcgtcatgtccgttgtgtcctgagcaagacacttcacccttgctcctgattggtgctggttagcgccttgcatggcagctccctccatcagtgtgtgaatgtgtgtgtgaatgggtaaatgtggaagtagtgtcaaagcgc is a window encoding:
- the LOC133617808 gene encoding uncharacterized protein; amino-acid sequence: MVKVQMLRMLMEQRLNAVVEEIFGLFERTVAEYEEELSRSKKEKERQRELLDQARLQSPDNQQESVKREAKIPSEQQEWSSNVWQDEPPLPRIKEEEEEPWKQLQILEETNVTMLTSAAVFMRSQDNEDDEGQSLHFHHSQSEENRRAEPPNHCMTIEGVGDDTSDSSETELSDEDKEPFDGNKDSKSHTRHHTDKKHFDCLECGKSFKERGSLNRHVRTHTGEKPFVCPVCAKRFSTSDHMNRHMMIHTGQNPFSCSVCAKRFKKKYEMMLHMRMHTDEKPFTCSVCNKGFSRKQYLTTHMRSHMEEEQFTCPLCPKRFTCKNYVMIHMRTHTGEKPFSCDVCDKRFTYKYQVSRHKCATVLEAAGT